From the Primulina tabacum isolate GXHZ01 chromosome 3, ASM2559414v2, whole genome shotgun sequence genome, one window contains:
- the LOC142539805 gene encoding E3 ubiquitin-protein ligase UPL3-like isoform X1, with translation METRSRKRAEASTSAAPSRSTSGTTTRATKRARTIPTSTAATVSNATTTASSISTRSRTAARLSSMDTAPEPSTASASSTRSRRRKNLSSYQNLENNDNSSSDKGKDKEPEIRLRDRDMDRERSIGLNVDSHEGVEEDENNSEGGVGILHQNLTSASSALQGLLRKLGAGLDDLLPSSAIGGSSSSHQNGRLKKILCGLRADGEEGKQVEALTQLCDMLSIGTEESLSSFSVDSFVPVLVGLLNHESNPDIMLLAARALTHLVDVLPSSCAAVVHYGAVSCLVARLLTIEYMDLAEQSLQALKKISQEHPTACLRAGALMAVLSYHEFFSTGVQRVALATAANMCKKLPSDAADFVMEAVPLLTNLLQYHDAKVLEHASICLTRIAEAFASSSEKLDALCNHGLVTQAAALISSSISGGAQVSLSSTTYTGLIRLLSICANGSPLGSKSLLLLGISGILKDILSGSGLVSSMSVSPALSRPPEQIFEVVNLANELLPPLPHGTISLPVNSNLFVKGSFPKSDHSGTSGKQEDSNGNIQEVSTREKLLNEQPELLQQFGMDLLPVVIQIYGSSVNALVRHQCLSVIGKLMFFSTAEMIQSLINVTNISSFLAGVLAWKDPHVLVPALQIAEILMEKLPTVFSKMFVREGVVHAVDMLILSGSTGTSQLSTNEKDNDSITGSSTRSRRNRRRGGNGADVNVVDDSINSTPNLISPSNSVEISTVNSPLQATVSAYAKTFKEKYFPSDPNSHEIGFTDALLRLKNLCVKLNVGIDDQKTKLKGKSKAHGARLSDSSISKEEHLVNVITEMLQELSRGDGVSTFEFIGSGVVASLLNYFTCGYFSKERISEANLPKLRQQAIRRYKSFVSVALPRSVDERNVVPMSVLVQKLQNALSSVERFPVVLSHTSRSSGGNARLSSGLSALSQPFKLRLCRAPGEKSLRDYSSNVVLIDPLASLATVEDFLWPRIQRSESGLRSSASDGNAESGTTPAGAGVSSPSTFTPASAVRRHSTRSRSSLNIGDTAKKESPQEKSSISLKAKGKAVLKPGPEEGRGPQTRNATRRRAALDKDNQMKPLDADTSSELSASQDDELDMSPFEIDETSVIEDDDVSDDDNDDVLRDDNLPICMPDKVHDVKLGDSSEDIPAPASNDVQNNPTCSSSSQGTSVKGSDSVEFRRGRSLGSRGAMSFAAAAMAGFASGNYRGVRGVRDRHGHPLSGIDDPPRLTFTAGGKQLNRNLTIYQAIQRQLVSSGDDEDMFTGTDLLSSDGSRLWTDIYTIMYQKPSNQAERPSVGAVTSTVQSSSAKASTSSNSGSDASSHRFSLLDSILQGELPCDLERSNPTYNILALLRVLEGLNQLAPKLRVQAVIDSFSDGKVPNLDELSFAGVKAPPDEYINSKLTPKLARQIQDALALCTGSLPSWCYQLTKACPFLFPFETRRQYFYSTAFGLSRALYRLQQQQGVDGHGSSNEREVRVGRLQRQKVRVSRNRILDSAAKVMEMYSSQKAVLEVEYFGEVGTGLGPTLEFYTLLSHELQKVGLGMWRSSLMLGRPSMEIDVGGQSDMKPHELSMHTVGDGGDSVHVPLGLFPRPWPPNVDTSEGSQFSKVVDYFRLLGRVMAKALQDGRLLDLPLSTAFYKLLLGQELDLHDIISFDTELGTTLQELQALVCQKQYLESIGSSNQQELHFRGASIEDLCLDFSLPGYPDYVLKPGDENVEMNSLGEYISLVVDAIVGTGIMRQMEAFRSGFNQVFDISTLQIFSANEVDYLLCGRRELWKGDALADHIKFDHGYTAKSPAVVNLLEIMGQFNPEQQRAFCQFVTGAPRLPPGGLAALNPKLTIVRKHSSSMGNMAHNGPGPSETADDDLPSVMTCANYLKLPPYSTKEIMYQKIVYAITEGQGSFDLS, from the exons ATGGAAACTCGGAGCCGCAAGCGGGCGGAGGCATCTACCTCAGCAGCGCCTTCTCGTTCTACATCTGGAACCACTACACGCGCCACCAAACGTGCTCGTACCATCCCCACCTCCACCGCCGCAACTGTTAGCAACGCCACCACCACTGCTTCATCAATTTCGACTCGTTCCCGAACTGCAGCTCGTCTATCTTCTATGGACACCGCCCCAGAACCTTCCACGGCCTCTGCCTCCAGTACCCGCAGCCGCCGACGCAAAAACCTTAGCAGTTATCAAAATTTGGAGAACAATGACAATAGCAGCTCTGACAAAGGTAAAGATAAAGAGCCTGAAATCAGACTCAGGGATAGAGATATGGACAGAGAAAGGAGCATAGGGCTAAACGTTGACTCCCACGAGGGAGTGGAGGAAGATGAAAATAACAGTGAGGGTGGAGTCGGGATTTTGCACCAGAATTTGACTTCTGCGAGTAGCGCACTTCAAGGGTTGTTGAGAAAGCTGGGTGCTGGATTGGATGATTTGCTCCCGAGTTCTGCTATTGGTGGAAGTTCGTCTTCCCATCAAAATGGGCGGCTGAAGAAGATTTTGTGTGGGTTGAGGGCCGATGGTGAGGAGGGAAAGCAAGTGGAGGCATTAACGCAGCTCTGTGATATGCTTTCCATTGGGACTGAGGAATCTTTGAGTTCTTTCTCAGTTGATTCTTTTGTTCCTGTGCTCGTGGGATTGCTTAATCACGAGAGTAATCCTGATATCATGCTTCTGGCAGCGCGGGCATTGACACATTTGGTCGATGTGCTACCGTCCTCTTGTGCTGCAGTGGTCCATTATGGCGCCGTTTCTTGCCTTGTTGCTAGGCTGCTTACTATTGAGTATATGGACTTGGCTGAACAG TCGCTGCAAGCTTTGAAGAAGATATCACAGGAGCACCCAACTGCCTGCTTGCGTGCTGGTGCACTTATGGCCGTGCTTTCGTATCATGAATTTTTCTCCACTGGTGTTCAG AGGGTCGCCTTAGCTACTGCCGCAAACATGTGCAAGAAACTGCCTTCAGATGCAGCTGATTTTGTCATGGAAGCTGTTCCATTATTGACTAATCTTCTACAGTATCATGATGCAAAG GTTTTAGAACACGCATCTATATGCTTGACGCGGATTGCTGAAGCATTTGCTTCATCATCAGAAAAACTCGATGCACTTTGCAATCATGGACTAGTCACACAAGCTGCAGCACTCATTTCATCCAGCATTTCTGGTGGTGCCCAGGTTTCCCTCAGCAGTACTACATACACA GGATTGATTCGGCTTCTTTCAATATGTGCAAATGGTTCTCCTTTAGGTTCAAAATCCCTACTCCTCCTTGGAATTAGTGGAATTCTTAAAGATATTCTGTCGGGGTCTGGTCTTGTTTCAAGCATGTCTGTTTCACCTGCCTTAAGTAGACCACCAGAGCAG ATATTTGAGGTCGTGAACCTCGCAAATGAGCTTCTTCCGCCACTTCCTCATGGGACTATATCTCTTCCAGTCAACAGTAATCTTTTTGTCAAAGGTTCTTTTCCTAAGAGCGATCATTCAGGCACTTCTGGAAAACAAGAAGATTCAAATGGGAATATACAAGAGGTTTCAACACGTGAGAAACTATTAAACGAGCAGCCCGAACTTCTGCAACAATTTGGAATGGATCTTCTTCCTGTTGTTATCCAG ATATATGGTTCCAGTGTGAATGCTCTTGTTCGCCATCAGTGTCTCTCAGTCATTGGAAAACTGATGTTCTTCAGCACAGCAGAAATGATCCAATCTTTGATAAATGTTACAAACATATCAAG TTTCTTAGCAGGGGTCTTAGCTTGGAAAGATCCTCATGTTTTAGTCCCCGCTCTTCAGATAGCAGAGATTTTAATGGAAAAGCTTCCTACTGTTTTCTCTAAGATGTTTGTAAGGGAAGGCGTTGTTCATGCTGTGGACATGTTGATACTGTCGGGATCTACTGGCACTTCACAGCTGTCCACCAATGAGAAGGATAATGATTCTATTACTGGATCATCAACTCGTTCTAGGCGAAATCGACGACGAGGTGGTAATGGCGCAGATGTAAATGTTGTGGATGATTCTATAAACTCGACTCCAAATTTAATTTCACCATCAAATTCGGTTGAAATCTCAACTGTCAATTCACCTCTTCAGGCTACTGTTAGTGCATATGCAAAAactttcaaagaaaaatattttccttcagATCCAAATTCCCATGAAATTGGATTTACGGATGCTCTTCTCCGCCTCAAGAATCTTTGCGTGAAATTGAATGTGGGGATTGATGATCAGAAGACTAAATTGAAGGGAAAATCGAAAGCTCATGGTGCTCGACTTTCTGACAGTTCTATCAGTAAAGAGGAACACCTGGTTAATGTTATAACTGAGATGCTGCAGGAGCTGAGCAGAGGAGACGGTGTATCAACTTTTGAGTTCATTGGTAGTGGAGTTGTTGCATCTTTGCTCAACTACTTTACTTGTGGGTATTTCTCCAAGGAGAGAATTTCTGAAGCTAATCTGCCTAAGCTCCGGCAACAAGCTATCAGAAGATATAAGTCTTTTGTTTCCGTTGCGCTTCCTCGTAGTGTTGATGAAAGGAATGTAGTCCCGATGAGTGTTTTGgttcaaaaacttcaaaatgCTCTTTCATCAGTGGAGCGATTTCCCGTTGTTCTTAGCCACACTTCTCGATCATCTGGGGGAAATGCTCGCCTTTCTTCTGGGTTAAGTGCATTGTCTCAACCATTCAAGTTGCGTCTTTGCAGAGCCCCGGGGGAGAAATCTCTCCGTGATTACTCTTCAAATGTTGTACTGATTGATCCATTAGCAAGTTTGGCTACTGTCGAAGACTTCCTGTGGCCCAGAATTCAACGAAGTGAATCTGGTTTGAGGTCTTCAGCGTCTGATGGGAATGCGGAATCTGGGACCACTCCCGCAGGTGCTGGTGTTTCTTCACCATCTACTTTTACTCCGGCTTCTGCTGTTCGACGACATTCGACACGATCCAGGTCATCTCTTAATATAGGTGATACTGCAAAAAAAGAGTCCCCACAAGAAAAAAGTTCCATCTCATTAAAAGCAAAGGGCAAGGCAGTCTTGAAACCAGGCCCAGAAGAGGGGAGGGGACCCCAAACCAGGAATGCAACTCGTAGAAGAGCTGCTCTAGACAAAGATAATCAAATGAAGCCATTGGATGCAGACACAAGTTCTGAG TTGTCTGCATCGCAGGATGATGAATTGGATATGTCACCCTTCGAAATTGACGAAACTTCGGTGATTGAAGATGATGATGTATCAGATGATGACAATGATGAT GTATTGAGAGATGATAATCTTCCCATTTGCATGCCAGACAAAGTGCATGATGTTAAATTGGGTGATTCTTCGGAAGACATTCCTGCCCCTGCATCAAATGATGTTCAGAACAATCCAACATGTAGTTCTAGCAGCCAAGGCACATCAGTGAAAGGATCTGATTCTGTTGAGTTCAGGCGTGGGCGTTCATTAGGTTCAAGAGGTGCAATGTCCTTTGCTGCTGCTGCTATGGCTGGCTTTGCATCTGGAAATTATAGAGGTGTAAGGGGAGTTAGAGATCGGCATGGTCATCCACTCTCTGGAATCGATGATCCTCCTAGACTTACATTTACTGCGGGAGGGAAGCAGCTGAATAGAAACTTGACTATTTATCAGGCAATTCAACGCCAGCTTGTTTCGAGTGGGGATGATGAGGATATGTTCACTGGAACAGATCTTTTATCTAGTGATGGAAGCCGACTTTGGACTGATATTTACACTATAATGTATCAAAAGCCAAGTAATCAAGCTGAGAGACCTTCAGTTGGTGCTGTGACCTCGACCGTTCAATCCAGTTCTGCAAAAGCTAGCACATCAAGTAATTCTGGATCTGATGCATCCTCACATCGTTTCTCACTGCTAGATAGCATCCTGCAAGGGGAACTTCCTTGTGACCTGGAAAGAAGTAATCCCACCTATAATATATTAGCACTATTACGTGTACTAGAGGGATTGAACCAGCTTGCACCAAAATTGAGAGTTCAAGCTGTGATAGACAGTTTCTCTGATGGGAAAGTTCCAAATCTGGATGAACTTAGTTTCGCTGGGGTCAAAGCTCCTCCAGACGAATATATAAATAGCAAGCTTACTCCAAAACTGGCTCGACAGATTCAGGATGCACTTGCTCTTTGCACTGGGTCTCTTCCTTCATGGTGCTATCAGCTGACAAAAGCTTGCCCATTTTTGTTTCCTTTCGAGACTCGACGCCAGTACTTCTATTCAACAGCGTTTGGACTGTCCCGTGCACTATATCGCCTACAGCAGCAGCAAGGTGTTGATGGTCATGGATCCTCAAATGAAAGGGAGGTGAGAGTTGGGAGATTACAGCGCCAGAAAGTTCGTGTTTCCCGGAATCGGATATTAGATTCTGCAGCAAAAGTTATGGAGATGTATTCTAGTCAAAAAGCTGTGCTCGAGGTTGAATATTTTGGTGAGGTTGGCACTGGATTGGGGCCCACACTAGAGTTTTACACTCTTTTGAGCCACGAACTTCAGAAAGTTGGATTAGGAATGTGGAGGTCAAGTTTGATGTTGGGTAGACCCTCGATGGAAATTGATGTAGGTGGTCAATCGGATATGAAACCTCATGAGCTGTCTATGCATACTGTTGGTGACGGTGGAGATTCTGTGCATGTGCCTCTTGGGTTGTTTCCACGACCTTGGCCCCCCAATGTTGATACTTCCGAGGGTAGCCAGTTTTCTAAAGTCGTCGATTATTTTCGTTTACTCGGAAGAGTTATGGCCAAAGCTCTTCAAGATGGGAGGCTTTTGGATCTGCCGCTTTCTACTGCCTTTTATAAGCTTTTACTTGGTCAA GAGCTGGATTTACATGATATAATTTCTTTTGACACTGAGCTTGGGACTACTTTACAAGAATTGCAAGCCCTTGTATGCCAGAAACAATATTTGGAATCCATTGGAAGCTCTAATCAACAAGAGTTACACTTCCGTGGAGCTTCTATAGAAGACCTCTGTTTAGATTTCTCCCTTCCAGGCTATCCGGATTATGTACTAAAACCAGGCGATGAAAAT GTGGAAATGAATAGTTTGGGGGAATATATTTCCCTTGTGGTAGATGCTATAGTAGGGACTGGAATCATGCGCCAAATGGAAGCATTTAGATCTGGCTTTAATCAG GTGTTTGACATCTCAACTCTTCAAATCTTTTCTGCAAATGAGGTGGACTATCTGCTTTGCGGCCGTAGAGAGCTGTGGAAG GGGGATGCACTTGCAGATCACATCAAATTTGATCATGGGTATACAGCTAAGAGTCCTGCAGTTGTAAAT CTTCTTGAGATCATGGGGCAATTTAACCCAGAACAGCAACGGGCCTTTTGTCAATTTGTAACTGGTGCTCCTCGTCTCCCTCCAGGTGGTTTGGCTGCCCTCAATCCAAAATTGACTATAGTCAGAAAG CATTCTTCAAGCATGGGCAACATGGCACACAATGGTCCTGGTCCATCAGAAACTGCTGATGATGACCTACCAAGCGTGATGACATGTGCGAACTATTTAAAGCTTCCTCCATACTCTACCAAG GAAATTATGTACCAGAAAATTGTCTATGCTATCACCGAAGGACAAGGATCTTTTGATCTGTCATGA